The proteins below are encoded in one region of Malaclemys terrapin pileata isolate rMalTer1 chromosome 8, rMalTer1.hap1, whole genome shotgun sequence:
- the DRD1 gene encoding D(1A) dopamine receptor, translating into MTWNDTTMDGEELLGERDSSFRILTGCFLSLLILSTLLGNTLVCAAVIRFRHLRSKVTNFFVISLAVSDLLVAVLVMPWKAVAEIAGFWPFGSFCNIWVAFDIMCSTASILNLCVISVDRYWAISSPFRYERKMTPKAAFIMISVAWTLSVLISFIPVQLNWHKATTTSFLELNASSQDITMDNCDSSLNRMYAISSSLISFYIPVAIMIVTYTRIYRIAQKQIRRISALERAAVHAKNCQNTTGNGNSMDCQQPESSFKMSFKRETKVLKTLSVIMGVFVCCWLPFFILNCMVPFCEPSPPSKGAEPFCISSTTFDVFVWFGWANSSLNPIIYAFNADFRKAFSTLLGCYRLCPTSNNAIETVSINNNGAVVFSSHHEPRGSSPKECNLVYLIPHAIICPEEELLKKEEEGELSKTLEKMSPALSGILDYEADVSLEKINPITQNGQHKT; encoded by the coding sequence ATGACTTGGAACGACACCACAATGGACGGGGAAGAGTTGCTCGGGGAAAGGGACTCCTCCTTTCGGATCCTTACAGgctgctttctttctttgctgATACTTTCCACGCTTCTGGGGAACACATTGGTGTGTGCAGCTGTCATTAGATTTCGCCATCTGAGGTCCAAGGTGACCAACTTCTTTGTAATCTCCTTGGCAGTGTCAGATCTTTTAGTGGCAGTCTTGGTCATGCCTTGGAAAGCTGTTGCTGAGATAGCTGGTTTCTGGCCTTTTGGTTCATTCTGTAACATCTGGGTGGCATTTGATATTATGTGCTCCACGGCCTCAATCTTAAACCTTTGTGTCATTAGTGTGGACAGATACTGGGCCATCTCTAGTCCATTCAGGTATGAGAGGAAAATGACCCCCAAGGCAGCTTTCATCATGATCAGTGTGGCATGGACCTTGTCTGTATTGATTTCCTTCATTCCTGTGCAGCTGAACTGGCACAAAGCTACAACCACAAGCTTTTTAGAGCTAAATGCTAGTTCCCAAGACATAACCATGGACAACTGTGATTCCAGTCTAAACAGGATGTATGCCATCTCCTCTTCTCTAATTAGCTTTTACATCCCAGTGGCCATCATGATCGTCACCTATACAAGGATATACAGGATTGCTCAAAAACAAATAAGACGCATCTCGGCTTTGGAAAGAGCAGCAGTGCATGCTAAGAACTGCCAAAACACTACAGGGAATGGAAACAGTATGGATTGCCAGCAACCAGAAAGCTCCTTTAAAATGTCCTTCAAGAGGGAAACGAAAGTCTTAAAGACTTTGTCAGTGATCATGGGGGTGTTTGTATGCTGCTGGTTACCCTTTTTCATATTGAACTGCATGGTGCCCTTTTGTGAGCCCAGCCCACCATCCAAGGGAGCAGAACCCTTTTGCATTAGTTCCACCACCTttgatgtttttgtttggtttggatgGGCTAATTCCTCACTGAACCCCATCATTTATGCCTTCAATGCTGATTTCCGCAAGGCATTTTCAACTCTGCTAGGATGCTACAGACTCTGCCCTACTTCCAACAACGCTATAGAGACCGTTAGTATCAACAACAATGGGGCAGTTGTTTTTTCAAGCCATCATGAGCCTAGAGGGTCTAGCCCAAAAGAGTGTAACCTGGTGTATCTGATCCCACATGCTATTATCTGCCCAGAAGAAGAACTTCTGAAAAAGGAAGAAGAGGGTGAACTATCTAAGACCTTGGAGAAAATGTCTCCAGCACTGTCCGGTATCTTGGATTATGAAGCTGATGTGTCTTTGGAAAAGATCAACCCCATCACTCAGAATGGGCAACATAAAACATGA